In Paenibacillus kyungheensis, the following are encoded in one genomic region:
- a CDS encoding helix-turn-helix transcriptional regulator, with product MKLERLIAMIYKLLNHEVLSASVLAEQFQVSQRTIYRDIDVLCAAGLPIVSYQGSSGGYGIIDGYKMDKSLLGAYDIDSLITVLTSLSTVFQDERAQSTIERLQTIAPEHHNSNLAINFDTYRTEPHALLYLRQGITDTKVVHFDYINANNEHTHRKIEPLWLHFKYSTWYVHGFCQNKQDYREFRLSRMMNVQLTTEDFHPHPSTPQNILQTEPEWEKQLKEIVIRVAPQSLAEALDQFQQADKTFQSDGSMIMRIPIYKPLEAKWLWSILLSFGSGAEVLEPAELRVILKQQLEQALHLYKEV from the coding sequence ATGAAATTAGAGCGATTGATTGCGATGATCTACAAATTGCTTAATCATGAAGTGCTATCTGCTTCTGTCTTGGCTGAGCAGTTTCAAGTGTCACAACGAACGATTTATCGGGATATTGATGTACTCTGTGCGGCTGGATTGCCGATTGTATCGTATCAAGGAAGTAGTGGTGGATATGGGATTATAGATGGATATAAAATGGACAAAAGTCTGCTTGGTGCATATGATATCGATTCATTAATTACTGTACTCACCAGCCTTTCTACTGTCTTTCAAGATGAACGTGCGCAAAGTACAATTGAACGTCTACAGACCATTGCACCTGAACATCACAATTCTAATCTAGCAATCAATTTCGATACATACCGAACAGAACCTCATGCTCTTCTTTATCTACGTCAAGGGATTACAGATACTAAAGTAGTCCATTTTGATTATATTAACGCCAATAATGAACATACGCATCGGAAAATCGAACCGCTCTGGCTTCATTTCAAATATAGTACATGGTATGTACATGGATTTTGCCAGAATAAACAGGATTATCGGGAATTTCGCTTATCTCGAATGATGAATGTACAGTTAACGACCGAAGATTTTCATCCTCATCCATCTACTCCACAGAACATTCTACAGACTGAGCCAGAATGGGAAAAGCAATTAAAAGAAATTGTAATTCGAGTAGCCCCTCAATCTTTAGCAGAAGCTCTGGATCAATTTCAGCAAGCAGACAAAACATTTCAGTCTGATGGAAGTATGATCATGCGTATTCCTATCTATAAACCTCTTGAAGCCAAATGGTTATGGTCGATTTTGCTTAGCTTTGGGAGTGGTGCTGAAGTGTTAGAACCTGCCGAGTTACGAGTCATATTAAAACAACAACTTGAACAAGCGCTCCACCTTTATAAAGAAGTATGA
- a CDS encoding DinB family protein, with protein sequence MSNHPVEMFKYHIWASRIIMERIQELPDSVLHQEVNSSFPTIAHALSHMYAVDRMFYQVLQGEEMPEALQECMALNQTTLTSIDEYITRFAVLTDQYQKWLQNGIDLEQSLLLNNPYVGPRQTRLAEIVLHVVNHGTYHRGNISTMLRQLGHASVMNDYLLFWYQESASSI encoded by the coding sequence ATGTCTAATCATCCTGTAGAAATGTTCAAGTACCACATCTGGGCAAGTCGTATTATTATGGAAAGAATCCAAGAACTTCCTGACTCTGTACTACACCAAGAGGTGAATAGCTCTTTCCCAACAATAGCGCATGCGTTAAGTCATATGTATGCAGTGGATCGAATGTTTTATCAAGTTTTACAAGGTGAAGAAATGCCGGAAGCCTTACAAGAATGTATGGCTTTGAATCAGACCACACTGACTTCTATCGATGAGTATATCACTCGTTTTGCAGTATTAACTGATCAGTACCAAAAATGGCTACAAAATGGAATAGATTTAGAACAATCTCTTCTACTGAACAATCCTTATGTCGGCCCAAGACAGACGCGCTTAGCAGAAATCGTACTCCATGTAGTAAACCACGGAACATATCATCGAGGAAATATTTCTACTATGCTTCGTCAATTAGGTCATGCTTCTGTAATGAATGATTATCTATTATTCTGGTATCAGGAATCGGCATCATCTATCTAA
- a CDS encoding amidohydrolase family protein: MKIIDAHIHFSEIDSFYDTAKSLASIDYTEKGLLDEFARSEVVAAVGMGVTETSAGGFPDTAAQNPMLLDLKGHMPDNLFTCIGINPVTLHEEGQLEAVEQSLQWDHVVGIKLYAGYYHYNVGDAIYAPVYELARKYQLPIVIHGGLTYSDHGLLKYSHPLSMEETFLKHRDITFMLCHLGDPWVMDTAALLEKNPNLYADLSGWIVGDSSKVYRLMGEQTYVDHFKRAIVFAEKYDRLVFGTDWPLVPLDAYIAFIKNLIPEAQWENVFYHNALQVFPKLKSWIESQSI, encoded by the coding sequence ATGAAAATCATCGATGCACATATCCATTTTTCTGAAATTGACTCTTTTTACGATACTGCTAAGTCATTAGCATCTATTGATTATACTGAAAAAGGGCTATTGGACGAATTTGCACGTTCCGAAGTAGTAGCAGCTGTCGGTATGGGAGTCACCGAAACGTCTGCTGGAGGTTTCCCTGATACTGCCGCACAAAATCCGATGTTGTTGGATTTGAAGGGACATATGCCTGATAATCTTTTTACATGTATAGGTATTAATCCAGTGACTCTCCATGAAGAAGGGCAATTAGAAGCCGTCGAGCAATCTTTACAATGGGATCATGTGGTCGGCATCAAGTTATATGCTGGATATTATCATTATAATGTAGGTGACGCTATCTATGCTCCGGTGTATGAGCTTGCTCGCAAGTATCAGCTTCCTATCGTTATTCATGGTGGACTGACTTATTCAGATCATGGGCTACTCAAATACTCTCATCCTTTATCAATGGAAGAAACGTTTCTCAAGCATCGGGATATTACTTTTATGTTATGTCATCTAGGTGATCCGTGGGTGATGGATACAGCAGCTTTGCTTGAAAAAAATCCGAATCTATATGCTGATCTATCCGGTTGGATCGTTGGTGATAGCTCCAAAGTATATCGTCTAATGGGTGAACAAACGTATGTTGATCATTTTAAGCGAGCTATCGTATTCGCAGAGAAGTATGATCGACTGGTATTTGGAACCGATTGGCCGTTAGTACCTTTAGATGCTTATATTGCTTTTATCAAAAATTTAATACCTGAAGCCCAGTGGGAAAATGTATTTTATCATAATGCGCTTCAAGTCTTTCCTAAATTAAAAAGTTGGATAGAATCGCAATCGATCTAG